Sequence from the Candidatus Methylopumilus planktonicus genome:
ATCAAAATCGATTTGACCTTCTACAATCACCACACCTTTATTGACCCGCCCTGCAGACGCTGCATAATCCCATGCGTCTTTGACTTTTGATGCATCAGTGATCCGTGACTGACCTTTTCCGGAAGATGACATCGTGGGTTTTACAAAGCATGGATAACCAATACCACTATCAATTGCTTTTTGTAATTCGTCTAAACTTTTAGCAAACGCAAATGGGGATGTAGGGAGTTTTAATTGATTTGCTGCTAAATCACGAATACCCTCACGATTCATGGTGAGTTGCACGGCATTCACTGTGGGGATTACAATCGCGTCCCCACTTTTTTCGATTTGAGCTAGAACGTCAGTATTGATCGCTTCAATTTCAGGAACAATATAATGGGGCTTTTCTAGTTTGACTAAATTTAAGAGGGCTTGACTATCAGTCATATCAATGACATGGGATCGATGGGCAACCTGATGTCCCGGAGCATTTTCATAACGGTCCACCGCAATGACTTCCACACCTAAACGCTGCAAGGCAATAATCACTTCTTTACCAAGTTCACCACTTCCAAGAAGCATGACACGCGTGGCATTTGGGGATAAGGGGGTACCAATCTTCATACTTAAAATGATATCACGAGGGCGGGCGCTCTTTTGACTTCTTAGGATAAAAAAAGGGATTCAAAAATGAATCCCTTTTAAAAAAAACCTTTTCTCTATGGAGTCGAGTGCGTCTCTTTATAAGCTTTTATGGCAAGTATTAAGACAAAACCACTTTAGCTCTTCCCTTTAAATCATGCATGATCTTAACTCCCAAAAATATTTGAGAATTCTTCCCGAAAAAATCTAATTTTTAATGATACCCACTTTAATCGCGTAGCGGATCAGTTCAATGGGGGTATTGATATTAAGCTTTTGCTTGATCATGGTTTGATAATTTGACACCGTCTTAGAACTTATATTAAGTGTTGATGCGATCGCATCTATATCTAAGCCTTCAGCTAAAAGTCTAAAGATCTCAAACTCACGCGCTGATAATTCGTGAACTGGATCTTGATTCCCTGAAATCGACTGCATGGCCATTTTTTTAGCGATCTCGTCACTCAAGAAAACATCTCCCTGGGTCACTGTTTCAATCGACTTCACCAAGTCATCCGCCAACGTATTCTTAGTGAGATACCCTTTAGCGCCTAACTTCAAGGCTTGGTTCGCAAATGATAAATCCTCGTGCATGGATAAAACTAAAATCTTAGCTTTTTCATAACGCATTAAGATGCGACGAATCCCTTCCAATCCGCCCATGCCAGGCATTGATAAATCCATCACCATCACATCAGGTTTTAATTCGCCAAAGATTTGATAAGCCTTTTCACCACTCTCAGCTTCGCCTATCACCTCAAATAGAGGCTCCTGCTCAAGAAGACGTCTCACCCCTGCTCTGACTACAGCGTGATCATCCACTAATACGATGGTGGTTTTTTTGGCCATTTATTTTTTTCTTGTAATAGGTAATTGAATATTTAATTTAACGCCGCGATTGATGTTACTCACGATGTTAATTTTTCCATGGATCTCATTAATACGCTCACGCATGCCCGATAATCCAAAGCCATCACGATGAGTTTTACTCAAACCTACACCGTCATCATTCACCTTAATATCAATCACAGCGATTGATTTATTTTTTTTAATGTAATCAATATGAATGTCAACATTTTTAGCTCTTGCGTGTCTTGAGATATTCGTCAAGCACTCCTGAATAATCCGGTAGCTTGTAACGGATATAGTTTCACCTATCTTCGGCAATGTTTTTAAGTTAACCTCATAATTAAGATTCACTTTTGGGTGTCTTAATTGCCATGTGTTTAATAAATCTTTTAAAGCTTCTTCTAGTCCTAATTCATGAAGAACACCTAGCTTCAAACTGCTTAGCATGCCACCCACGAGATTCATGAGATGTTTCGAGAGGTCAGAGATTGCATTGACTGAAGGTTTAATCTTTGGATAATCCTTATTAGCCAATGCCTTTAATACCGCCGCGTCTGCATGAATTGCTGTGAGTGATTGTCCGAACTCATCATGAAGGTCTCGTGCCAAACTCTTTCTCTCTTCTTCTTGAATGCGAATTAATTTTTGTGAGAGTTGGTGATTTTGTTCGATGCTGACTCTCAATGTTTTAACCATGGCATTAAACTTAGAACTAATCGCAGACAATTCTGAAGTCTTTAAGTTAGGCATCTTCACTTTTAAATTACCGGATTCCAATTCAGTTAAAGCTTTCAAGATAAATTCCACTGGGCTTAATGCTCTAAACACAATCCACGCCACCAAAATATTCGTCAAAATAAAAAAAACACCTGCGAGGTAAAAAATACCCGTGAACTGGTTCCATATCTCACCAAACTCATAACTAGGATCAGGGGTGATCACAATAGTGCCCTTTGGCTGGCCCAAAATATCAACTACCAATCTTTTAGGTTCCCACGGTTCTGAAAATAATCCCATAAAGCTCACGAACCAATTGGGTGCCTGATCAATAGCTTTAGTGTGTGTTTCGGAATCGTTACTATCGACTAATTTACCTTCTAAATTAAAGAACTCGATTTTGAGGTGTCGCATATGAACCAAGCTCTGTAAATTTAGAGGTTTAAACTCACTCTCGATCGAGTAATATTTCGGGTTCTTTAAAACACCAATCTCAAACAAATAGAGTGCTAATTTTTCAGATGAGGCTACCTCAGCGCGCACATTTTTTTTGGCGGTATCAATCGCTAAAACACCTCCTAGCATTAAGATAAGAAGCAATACCGCGTTGATAATCAATATAAGACGAAGCTTTAAACTCAAACTTTCACCCTTCTAAAGTATGTTTACTATTGTGACGTAAATGATACGAAAGCATATCAGGAAAACTTCCTAAATAATTTTGGGGTGAATTCATGGAAATGTTTGGGAAAATCGGTTTATGATCGTTAGACCATCCATCAATAAGTAAATTTATTCTGACGAATTTTGGGATACCTATTATTGGCACCTTTTATTCATTTATCAAACTCACACAGAAATAAGAAAATATAGGAAATAAAAAAGGGGCTTGTAGCCCCCTTTTTGTTGCTCACAGATATTACTTCGCTTCTGGTGCGCCGCCAAATTCGTATCGAAAGCCAATCCAACCTGCACGAGGTGCTCCTGGAACGACAGATGTTACACCTCTATCATCCGGACTCCAAGCTCCAGCTGATGAGAAATAAGTTTCAGCTAGTCGACCGCCCGAATAATAATCTTTATCAAAGATATTAATCGCTTTAGCAAAAACTCTCCAACCTTGGCCAACGTTATATTGTGTATCTAAATTAACTATTGCATATCCACTGAGTTTGCCTTGGCAGCTTGGACCATCATCAGTGCAATTTGGTGTGCTGCTCACGTGGGCATTATTTTCATTGCCCTGCACATACTGACTTGCATAATAAACAATATTCGATCCCACCAACCATTGAGGCGAAATCTCGTACTGCGCGCGTAATTTAAATTGATGTTTAGGAATACCTGCGAGATAGCTACCTTGTCTAACGCTTATTGAGTCAGTAGCATCAGCCTCAGAATTCACTTGATTTACAAGGAGTAGATCTGAATCATACTTTGCTGAAATAAAACTATAGCCTGCTCTGAAGAAAAATTTATCAATCGTGCCCGATAAGCCTAAATCCAAACCTTGGCGTTTGGTTCTGCCCACATTATCAAAATAACCTAATGAGCCAGTACCTGCGTTGGTTGAAATAAATTGAATATCATCATGATTCATAGTTCGATAGACCGACGCATTCCATTTTAAGTTATCAGAAAATTTACCTCTCACGCCTGCATCATAAGTTTTAGCGACAACTTGGTCTAACGGCGGATCTGATGCCATCGCATTAGGTAACTTACAAGGGTATGCTGGATTCGCACATCCTAACTCAATCGATGTCGGAGCTCGATTTGATTCACTATAAGATCCAAAGAGGCTTAATGTTTCAGTTGGGGTAAACGTCACGCCAAGTGAAGGGTTAATACGGTTAAAGTGATGATTACCGGATAGGCTTTCTGGTAAACCATCATTGATGTTATCTCGATTCTTAACTGTTGTATGATTATATCGAGCACTCGCAGTCACATGCCAGTATTGGTTAACAGACAATGTATCTGTAGCAAAAAGACTTGCTGTGCGCGAACGGCCGTTTAAGTTCACCGTCTCTTCAACCTGATCTTCAAGATTAATCGGTGTTCTAGCTAAATTAAACCAATCTGGAGAACCTGCACCTACAACTAGATCACCATCTGCTACTTCGCTAGGCTGCTCCGTTTGTCTAAATTTTGTGCGTTGCACGTCATAACCTAAGCCTGCAATAAATTGATTCTTCTTGCCCCAAACATCTTGATTAAATGCAGCCTGAAGGTTAAATCCTAAACTACGTGATTTAAGTCTTGATCGATTCAGAATGCCTGGCGCACAGTTTTCAGCTACTGACCCAGGAACTAAAGCGGTATCGCAACTGCCGACAGCAAAAGTACTGCTATTAGCATCAAAAATATCCTGAGTAACAATGGTACCGCTATTAAAATCATCATTCGCATCACCATTAATCGTATTTCGATTTGAAGTCCTGTGGTAAGCATTGGCACTTAACATCATATTGTTATTAACCCAATGTGCAGCATTGAGTGCAAAATGATTTAGGTAATTTTTAGTTTGATCGGGTGTTGTTTGCACTCCATCGCGATTTCCCCCTAATAATTCGATGGGCGTTAAACCATTGCCAATCATATTGTTATAAGCACCGATATAACTTAAGTTAACTTTTGTGGTTTCGTTTTGCCAGCCAATCTTCCCAAAAGTTTGATTAATGTGACTTGGCGAATATTTTCTCCAACCATCTTCAGTGGTATGTTGTGCGCCTAGAAAATAATCTACTGAGCCATCTTTTGACACGCCGCCAATTTGAGCCAGTGTTCTCTTTCTGCCCCAAGAACCTGCTTCGCCTTCCAGAGCTATACCTTGATTACTTCGGCCATCCTTAGTTTGAAGTGCTAAAGCCCCACCTAAAGTATTAAGCCCATAAACTGGATTAGAACCGGGGACCACTTGCATGCCTTGAATCGCAAAGTTTGGGACTAAATCCCAATGCACAGTGTCACCAAAAGGCTCATTCACACGAACTCCGTCCACAAATACGGACATACCTTGAGGCGTGCCAGCTAAAGGAGAGGCTGAAAAACCTCTAAAACTTACATCTGGCTGCCATGGATTACCTTGAATTTCGTTAAATGTAATACCTTGCGCATTATTCATCAACTGATCAGCAAAAGTGACACCTGGCTGATTGCGCAAATCTTTACTATCAAATATCTGGATATTCGCTGGAATAATATTCAGTGGCAAACCAATTGAAGGAAGTGGTGTTGTGCTTACAATATTAATGGTACCTGTCGTTAATTTCTCAGCCGCACTAAGTGATAATGAGCTAGCTAGGGCTAAGGCAATAATTGCAAATAATTTTAATTTCATAAAAATAACTCTTGTTCAGGTTAAAGCTGTTAAGACTTTAAATAAATTTCAAATACATTTCAATGACTTAACGCCTAAAATGCATAGGAAAACTTCCCGAAGAAAGTCCTTCCCTATTTCACCCAAAAAGTATCATAAAAATCAATAAGTGACTTCGTTGCTAAAAAAACTGACTGTGAGTCTTATTTATTGTAAAAAAAACGTAATTATCATCGTAATAAGATCACTTCCAAACCGAGCTCTTTAGTCATCACTTGAAACTTAATATCAACGCCAAAATTTGGTATAGCAGTTAACTCGTCACCTATATAAAGTAACGGTAAATTTTCACGTTCCCAGGGGGGGAGATCTGATTCCTGCAAAAGCTGCTTAATTTTTTTAGTGGGTCTTTTTATATCAGGCTTAAAAAATTCACCACCTTTTCGATTTGAAATAGTAAGTTTTTTACCTTCAATTTTTTCTAAAGAAATACCGTCGCCTCTTACTTTTTTAAATTTTAATTTTGATCCATTCGGTAAAATAATTTCTGATTCGCCATTCCAAATAATTTCATAATTTTTTTGTCCTTTTTGATTTTTTTTGACGATATAAATCTCATCCTTATAGCGACGAATTTCAAAATCTTTTGAGATCTGAATTTTTATTGTCGCATCTTTTTTGGCCGTTAAAACTTGTCTTAATAACTCATCTAAAAGGTCCTTAGATGGCATGATTTGATTATTGATTTCGAGCCAATAACGCAATAGATTTTTAGCTCTAGAATTGGATAATTTATCTAAAGTTTTTACTTGTAGTTGATGTATGTAATTATATGATTTTAAACATTTTTTTAAATCAACTTTTGCTAAGTCATCAAGTAAATATTGCGCTTCTGCTAAATGGGAGGATGATCTAGAAATCACTTTAATAATATGACTAAACCTATTCTTTAATATAGGTAAAACTTTTAACCTTATGAAATTTCGATCAAAATCTGCATTCTGGTTACTTTCATCCTCAATCCACTTTAATTGGTGCTTTTTGGCATATATTTCTATGTCAGTTCTTGAGGTGTTTAGGAGTGGTCTCCATAAGCGTCGGCTATCATCAAAATGTGCCATGGAAGACAAACCTTTCACCCCTGCTCCACGGATTAATTGAAGTAAAAATGTCTCAGCTTGGTCATCTTCATGATGCGCTAAAACGACTAAATCTGTTTTGGATTGGAGGAGTTTTTCATAGCGAAGCCGCCTTGCCTCCCCTTCAATGCCGAGTGACTTTTTTTGCGGTAATTTGATGTAATGGACATCCAATGGTACTGATAATTTTGTGCATAACTTCTCACAAAACTTAACCCACTTGTCTGCATTTTTACTTAAACCATGATGTACATGAGATGCTTTTAAAGTGAAATGATGAGTCTTTTGAAGTTGATGTAGGAGATGTAAAAGTACCACCGAATCCACACCTCCACTTAAGGCAACCATCATTGATTTAATCTTTTTTTGAGATTCTAGTAAAGATAAAAAAGCCTTATCGACTAAATCGAGTAAGGATAGTGGTTTGGTTTTTTTAAGGGCAGAAGCTGGAATTTTGTTACTTGGCGGTTTCTTTGAACTTGCCATAGCTAAGTAACCGTTCGTATCTTAAGTCGAGGAGTTGCTTTAGGGATTTCTTTTGAAGTTTGGTTAAGTGTTCTTTTAAAGATTTACGAACCGTTTCCATGAGTTGATTAGGATTGCGATGCGCGCCTCCTAAAGGTTCTGGAAGAATCGTATCGATCAAGCCTAATTCTTTTAAGCGGGTTGCTGTAATACCTAAGGTTTCTGCTGCAGTCGATGCCTTGTCCGCACTCTTCCATAGGATAGAAGCACAGCCTTCAGGGGAGATCACGGAGTATGTTGCAAATTGCAGCATGATGAGATGATCCACAACACCAAGTGCTAATGCGCCACCTGAACCGCCTTCACCAATCACGATACCAATGATAGGGACTTTCAGTTCTGCCATAACATATAAGTTACGCGCAATCGCTTCTGATTGACCTCGCTCTTCCGCGTTAATACCTGGATATGCTCCTGGGGTATCGATCAAGGTCACAATTGGCACATTAAATTTTTCGGCTAACCTATAGAGGCGCAAGGCCTTACGATAGCCTTCAGGTTTTGGCATACCAAAGTTACGGAATTGTCTTTCTTTAACATCACGCCCCTTTTGGTGACCTATGACCATCACAGGCATACCTTCAAATAAAGCTAAACCCCCTACAATAGCTGGGTCGTCCGCAAACGCGCGATCGCCATGTAACTCTTCAAAATC
This genomic interval carries:
- the purT gene encoding formate-dependent phosphoribosylglycinamide formyltransferase — protein: MKIGTPLSPNATRVMLLGSGELGKEVIIALQRLGVEVIAVDRYENAPGHQVAHRSHVIDMTDSQALLNLVKLEKPHYIVPEIEAINTDVLAQIEKSGDAIVIPTVNAVQLTMNREGIRDLAANQLKLPTSPFAFAKSLDELQKAIDSGIGYPCFVKPTMSSSGKGQSRITDASKVKDAWDYAASAGRVNKGVVIVEGQIDFDYEITLLTVRAKNDKGDIETYFCEPIGHKQEQGDYVESWQPQPMHEVALKKARDIAKKITDALGGLGLFGVELFIKDDQVWFSEVSPRPHDTGMVTMVSQSQNEFELHARAILGLPVNTSLSRPSASAVIYGNHDANGIHFENIDKALTVPESDLRLFGKPTSFKRRRMGVALASADNVSEARARAQKVASLVKTSV
- a CDS encoding response regulator, whose amino-acid sequence is MAKKTTIVLVDDHAVVRAGVRRLLEQEPLFEVIGEAESGEKAYQIFGELKPDVMVMDLSMPGMGGLEGIRRILMRYEKAKILVLSMHEDLSFANQALKLGAKGYLTKNTLADDLVKSIETVTQGDVFLSDEIAKKMAMQSISGNQDPVHELSAREFEIFRLLAEGLDIDAIASTLNISSKTVSNYQTMIKQKLNINTPIELIRYAIKVGIIKN
- a CDS encoding histidine kinase, coding for MSLKLRLILIINAVLLLILMLGGVLAIDTAKKNVRAEVASSEKLALYLFEIGVLKNPKYYSIESEFKPLNLQSLVHMRHLKIEFFNLEGKLVDSNDSETHTKAIDQAPNWFVSFMGLFSEPWEPKRLVVDILGQPKGTIVITPDPSYEFGEIWNQFTGIFYLAGVFFILTNILVAWIVFRALSPVEFILKALTELESGNLKVKMPNLKTSELSAISSKFNAMVKTLRVSIEQNHQLSQKLIRIQEEERKSLARDLHDEFGQSLTAIHADAAVLKALANKDYPKIKPSVNAISDLSKHLMNLVGGMLSSLKLGVLHELGLEEALKDLLNTWQLRHPKVNLNYEVNLKTLPKIGETISVTSYRIIQECLTNISRHARAKNVDIHIDYIKKNKSIAVIDIKVNDDGVGLSKTHRDGFGLSGMRERINEIHGKINIVSNINRGVKLNIQLPITRKK
- a CDS encoding TonB-dependent receptor, giving the protein MKLKLFAIIALALASSLSLSAAEKLTTGTINIVSTTPLPSIGLPLNIIPANIQIFDSKDLRNQPGVTFADQLMNNAQGITFNEIQGNPWQPDVSFRGFSASPLAGTPQGMSVFVDGVRVNEPFGDTVHWDLVPNFAIQGMQVVPGSNPVYGLNTLGGALALQTKDGRSNQGIALEGEAGSWGRKRTLAQIGGVSKDGSVDYFLGAQHTTEDGWRKYSPSHINQTFGKIGWQNETTKVNLSYIGAYNNMIGNGLTPIELLGGNRDGVQTTPDQTKNYLNHFALNAAHWVNNNMMLSANAYHRTSNRNTINGDANDDFNSGTIVTQDIFDANSSTFAVGSCDTALVPGSVAENCAPGILNRSRLKSRSLGFNLQAAFNQDVWGKKNQFIAGLGYDVQRTKFRQTEQPSEVADGDLVVGAGSPDWFNLARTPINLEDQVEETVNLNGRSRTASLFATDTLSVNQYWHVTASARYNHTTVKNRDNINDGLPESLSGNHHFNRINPSLGVTFTPTETLSLFGSYSESNRAPTSIELGCANPAYPCKLPNAMASDPPLDQVVAKTYDAGVRGKFSDNLKWNASVYRTMNHDDIQFISTNAGTGSLGYFDNVGRTKRQGLDLGLSGTIDKFFFRAGYSFISAKYDSDLLLVNQVNSEADATDSISVRQGSYLAGIPKHQFKLRAQYEISPQWLVGSNIVYYASQYVQGNENNAHVSSTPNCTDDGPSCQGKLSGYAIVNLDTQYNVGQGWRVFAKAINIFDKDYYSGGRLAETYFSSAGAWSPDDRGVTSVVPGAPRAGWIGFRYEFGGAPEAK
- the tilS gene encoding tRNA lysidine(34) synthetase TilS, with amino-acid sequence MASSKKPPSNKIPASALKKTKPLSLLDLVDKAFLSLLESQKKIKSMMVALSGGVDSVVLLHLLHQLQKTHHFTLKASHVHHGLSKNADKWVKFCEKLCTKLSVPLDVHYIKLPQKKSLGIEGEARRLRYEKLLQSKTDLVVLAHHEDDQAETFLLQLIRGAGVKGLSSMAHFDDSRRLWRPLLNTSRTDIEIYAKKHQLKWIEDESNQNADFDRNFIRLKVLPILKNRFSHIIKVISRSSSHLAEAQYLLDDLAKVDLKKCLKSYNYIHQLQVKTLDKLSNSRAKNLLRYWLEINNQIMPSKDLLDELLRQVLTAKKDATIKIQISKDFEIRRYKDEIYIVKKNQKGQKNYEIIWNGESEIILPNGSKLKFKKVRGDGISLEKIEGKKLTISNRKGGEFFKPDIKRPTKKIKQLLQESDLPPWERENLPLLYIGDELTAIPNFGVDIKFQVMTKELGLEVILLR
- a CDS encoding acetyl-CoA carboxylase carboxyltransferase subunit alpha, whose amino-acid sequence is MKISYLDFEKPISELEAQTQKLTETHEKNKNLDISKELSQLEGKTEKLLHEIYDNLNAWQISQVSRHPQRPYTLDYIEKLFTDFEELHGDRAFADDPAIVGGLALFEGMPVMVIGHQKGRDVKERQFRNFGMPKPEGYRKALRLYRLAEKFNVPIVTLIDTPGAYPGINAEERGQSEAIARNLYVMAELKVPIIGIVIGEGGSGGALALGVVDHLIMLQFATYSVISPEGCASILWKSADKASTAAETLGITATRLKELGLIDTILPEPLGGAHRNPNQLMETVRKSLKEHLTKLQKKSLKQLLDLRYERLLSYGKFKETAK